In one window of Bdellovibrio bacteriovorus W DNA:
- a CDS encoding putative hemagglutinin/hemolysin-related protein, with translation MIFLGTLHLLSLLFISLFLTACGGLNANLSSLLNKSPQITQSPDINASGYSNSTQQRFTLKPSSDAVAYEYRLNQSAWIEFTPTSNSELVLQGLNEGEQTLHLRYRYASGELSPLTSIQWKIDLTPPLVTILTDDHFAQNTNQLAFAFSGIDSGPISTPIEKLIFECDLQNSGAWKSCRNGHEFSQLPEGNIVLSVRAKDLAGNISPVESIEGLVDTVSPRLTISFIPSIRGGGTANIKLNLTEKNIPDSAQVKTFLFMNGIWSPLSTHSVSKGNHNNTAINFTSPAFPLEDQTGLKIRAEIEDLAGNIGTAESNAFAVEITAPVIRTEDFILADGALTTYFRNINARLSVYQNVGAVSHIWISESSSFSEGAWQAYTTQNIAFQLSGLGGPKKVYVKVKTLSNLESNVVSKDIDYIPEDIPTSTWLGPTIDTTLQPNTPVSLSWKCENSTHATPTKEIAYSVDDGVYYHTIATQLPVDGSYEGRFTWNVPSISPFGVLITETTPIKFAAYCQSTSGIVSSVESNLYNSEWTIFAGGGVNLQNIHMSVATLDRVSTHADSKNNLYYSKNGNAIFKVDYQTGLIKSIYGNASISGCGDKELLGATILEVDRKHDKAYIMSGEGLVCPRLVILDLNTLETKLIPIPYRNVTDVHENQTLVNFKKLIFFRDYAYYWMDLQNPNAPPVKIIGKNNTCGTLSSEGDDADLSYLPCENNPAADGYTLLVSRDEKKIWILARSTKNMRLEGDFQNGFKISKENPFPIATSFNFNRCVKDESDIEDRLWICREKIQVGRGISTFNEVTEELKTFLVPTYKNNNSIRVYVGGSSQGAIVTTSQNELLKFTHSNGVPTFTTISSNPLFTAGNGNDLSRVAFTDVDDLLWHEASKSLFVRGISHLRILKSTATYEFNDIFTAVNLTIIANSIPSAGLAVSPDNQELAFIRYSGDSRPVDALSLLSINKAMESIDPIHPTNYSYLKFSGKPDFPTSLAPLTLADSTLYSLYSSRHLLAYGGDGLLYSIIGRAPNQEQDITLVKMNKVNIEFVSGKLGVPELVPETHGVAFGTSLWNVFGMQTLSDGNILLIDGLKLRKFNILSAPVTFDVLADYESLGNRPPHITNWSHAKHDEATGWTYYSVAEKESTTGLSEIWAVHPHSGWKKISDNRLSIGRDSKTNPRIADLRLEITPFGVLVLDNANRRILIRKALPTPP, from the coding sequence GTGATCTTTTTGGGTACGTTGCATCTTCTTTCATTATTATTTATAAGTCTTTTTCTGACGGCCTGTGGTGGTCTCAATGCCAACCTTTCTTCGCTCTTAAATAAGTCCCCACAAATCACACAGTCCCCTGATATCAATGCTTCTGGCTATTCAAACTCCACTCAACAACGCTTCACTCTAAAGCCCTCATCAGATGCCGTTGCTTATGAGTATCGCCTCAATCAATCCGCGTGGATCGAATTCACTCCAACTTCGAATTCTGAACTTGTACTTCAAGGGCTGAATGAAGGAGAGCAAACTCTTCACCTCCGTTATCGCTATGCTTCTGGAGAGCTTTCACCGCTAACCTCAATTCAGTGGAAGATTGATCTCACCCCACCCCTTGTGACGATCCTTACAGACGACCACTTTGCTCAAAACACGAACCAGCTTGCATTTGCATTCAGCGGTATAGACTCTGGCCCTATTTCTACACCGATCGAAAAATTGATCTTTGAATGCGATCTACAAAACTCGGGAGCATGGAAGTCATGCAGGAACGGTCATGAGTTTTCACAACTTCCAGAAGGAAACATTGTTCTTTCAGTAAGAGCTAAAGATCTTGCTGGCAATATATCACCTGTGGAAAGTATTGAAGGATTGGTGGACACCGTGTCTCCACGCTTAACCATTTCTTTCATTCCTTCCATTCGTGGTGGTGGAACCGCAAATATCAAATTAAACTTAACCGAGAAAAATATTCCAGATTCTGCACAGGTCAAAACGTTTTTATTTATGAACGGCATCTGGTCCCCATTAAGTACTCACTCTGTCAGCAAAGGAAACCATAATAACACTGCAATTAACTTTACTTCGCCGGCTTTTCCGCTCGAAGATCAAACAGGTCTTAAGATCCGTGCAGAAATTGAAGATCTTGCTGGGAATATTGGAACAGCGGAATCAAACGCGTTTGCTGTTGAAATCACAGCTCCTGTAATCCGCACCGAAGATTTCATTTTAGCCGATGGGGCCCTGACAACTTATTTTAGAAATATCAATGCCCGCCTCTCTGTTTACCAAAACGTCGGCGCAGTCTCTCACATTTGGATCAGCGAAAGTTCTAGCTTTTCAGAGGGAGCATGGCAAGCGTACACAACGCAAAATATCGCCTTTCAACTTTCGGGATTGGGAGGACCTAAAAAAGTTTACGTAAAAGTAAAAACTCTTTCAAACCTCGAAAGTAATGTCGTTTCTAAAGATATCGACTATATCCCGGAAGACATACCCACTTCAACTTGGCTGGGTCCTACCATCGACACGACCCTTCAACCAAATACTCCTGTCAGTTTGTCGTGGAAGTGTGAAAACTCAACCCATGCAACTCCGACAAAAGAAATCGCTTACTCCGTAGATGATGGAGTTTACTATCATACCATCGCAACACAGCTCCCAGTTGATGGTTCTTATGAAGGGCGTTTTACTTGGAATGTTCCGAGTATATCTCCTTTTGGGGTTCTCATCACGGAAACGACACCCATTAAATTTGCAGCCTACTGCCAATCAACCTCTGGAATTGTTAGCTCAGTTGAATCCAATTTATATAATTCTGAATGGACAATATTCGCAGGTGGCGGCGTCAATCTACAAAATATTCATATGAGTGTTGCGACCTTAGATCGAGTCTCAACTCACGCAGACTCGAAGAACAATCTCTATTATTCCAAAAATGGGAATGCGATTTTCAAAGTAGATTATCAAACGGGCCTAATTAAATCCATCTATGGCAATGCTTCTATCTCAGGGTGTGGCGACAAAGAGCTTCTAGGGGCTACCATTCTTGAGGTTGATCGCAAGCACGACAAAGCTTACATCATGAGTGGAGAAGGACTTGTGTGCCCGCGATTAGTCATCTTGGATCTAAATACTTTAGAGACGAAACTTATTCCGATCCCCTATAGAAACGTTACCGACGTTCATGAAAATCAAACTCTTGTAAACTTTAAAAAACTTATTTTTTTCCGGGACTATGCCTATTACTGGATGGATCTTCAAAATCCAAATGCACCACCTGTGAAAATAATTGGGAAAAACAATACCTGCGGAACTCTTTCTAGCGAAGGGGACGATGCCGACTTATCTTATCTACCTTGCGAGAACAATCCTGCGGCAGATGGTTACACACTTCTAGTTTCAAGAGATGAAAAGAAGATCTGGATTCTTGCTCGTAGTACAAAAAATATGCGCCTTGAAGGAGACTTTCAAAATGGATTTAAAATCTCTAAAGAAAACCCCTTCCCGATCGCAACCAGTTTTAATTTTAATCGATGCGTGAAAGATGAGTCTGACATTGAAGATCGCCTTTGGATCTGTCGCGAGAAAATTCAAGTGGGTCGAGGCATCAGTACTTTCAATGAGGTCACAGAAGAGCTAAAGACGTTCCTCGTGCCTACATACAAAAACAACAACTCCATTCGAGTGTATGTTGGCGGCAGTTCTCAAGGAGCAATTGTTACCACCTCACAGAATGAGCTCCTCAAATTTACCCATTCAAATGGTGTCCCTACTTTTACAACCATCTCCAGCAACCCTCTTTTCACTGCGGGTAATGGCAATGATCTATCTCGAGTCGCCTTCACAGATGTCGATGATCTTCTTTGGCACGAAGCCAGCAAAAGTTTATTTGTTCGAGGGATCAGTCACTTAAGAATTTTAAAGTCTACAGCGACTTATGAATTTAATGATATCTTCACAGCTGTAAATCTAACAATCATCGCAAACTCTATCCCGTCCGCGGGATTAGCAGTGAGTCCTGACAATCAAGAACTCGCCTTTATTCGCTACTCTGGAGACAGTCGTCCCGTTGATGCCCTCTCACTTCTATCCATCAATAAGGCAATGGAGTCCATCGACCCCATTCATCCCACTAACTACAGTTATTTGAAATTTTCTGGTAAGCCGGACTTTCCGACAAGCCTTGCGCCCCTGACACTGGCAGACTCCACTCTCTACAGCCTTTATTCAAGTCGCCATTTACTTGCCTACGGAGGAGATGGCCTTCTTTATTCCATCATTGGACGAGCACCCAACCAGGAACAAGACATCACTCTGGTTAAGATGAATAAAGTGAATATCGAGTTTGTAAGCGGTAAATTAGGAGTGCCTGAACTCGTTCCCGAAACACACGGAGTTGCCTTTGGCACCTCGCTTTGGAATGTCTTCGGGATGCAAACTTTGAGTGATGGGAATATTCTTTTAATAGATGGCTTGAAACTTAGAAAGTTTAATATTCTTTCCGCACCAGTGACGTTTGATGTCTTAGCCGACTATGAAAGTCTAGGAAATAGACCTCCCCATATAACAAATTGGTCCCATGCAAAACACGATGAGGCCACAGGGTGGACTTACTACTCCGTCGCTGAAAAAGAATCCACAACAGGGCTCAGTGAGATTTGGGCAGTTCACCCTCATTCTGGATGGAAAAAGATTTCTGACAATCGTCTTTCGATCGGGCGCGACAGCAAGACCAACCCCCGGATTGCCGATTTACGTTTGGAGATCACACCCTTTGGAGTTTTGGTTTTGGATAATGCGAATAGAAGAATTTTGATTCGTAAAGCGCTGCCAACTCCCCCGTAA
- a CDS encoding phosphatidylserine decarboxylase proenzyme (COG0688 Phosphatidylserine decarboxylase) yields MSIITRVLPKRRLSRWVGHLMHWEGPTWWAHLSVKSFAKMYNINLQEAEKDYTEYPSIGQFFIRRLKSDVRPIAENSWAVHPADSQITQASPIQDGALIQAKGMTYNLDEFTQDPHCHEKWGEGYFMTYYLCPTDYHRVHSPVTGEITDVRAMPGELWPVNEWSTSNVKNLFGVNERILVEIQTDLGPVGVVFVGATNVGHIVLSFDETIRGNQKSACVFQHKNYSPSIPVKKGDELGMFRMGSTVVMLYPKGFKEKYQNSLNLGPSVQVNAALVKP; encoded by the coding sequence ATGTCGATAATCACACGTGTATTGCCAAAACGTCGTTTAAGCCGCTGGGTCGGTCACCTCATGCACTGGGAAGGTCCTACTTGGTGGGCACATCTTTCTGTGAAGAGCTTTGCTAAGATGTATAACATCAACTTGCAAGAAGCTGAGAAGGACTACACAGAGTATCCCTCCATTGGACAGTTTTTTATTCGCCGACTCAAATCAGATGTAAGACCTATTGCTGAAAACTCTTGGGCCGTTCATCCGGCAGACAGTCAGATCACTCAAGCGTCTCCGATTCAGGATGGAGCTTTGATTCAAGCTAAAGGCATGACTTATAATTTGGATGAGTTTACTCAAGATCCTCACTGCCATGAAAAATGGGGTGAAGGTTACTTTATGACTTATTACCTTTGCCCTACAGACTACCATCGCGTGCATTCTCCAGTAACGGGCGAGATCACAGACGTGCGTGCTATGCCAGGGGAGTTGTGGCCGGTCAATGAGTGGAGTACGAGCAACGTAAAGAACCTCTTTGGGGTGAATGAGAGAATTCTGGTAGAGATCCAGACGGATCTGGGGCCTGTGGGAGTTGTCTTTGTTGGTGCTACGAACGTCGGTCATATTGTTTTAAGTTTTGATGAAACGATTCGCGGCAATCAGAAATCCGCGTGCGTGTTTCAGCACAAGAACTATTCGCCAAGCATTCCTGTTAAAAAAGGCGATGAACTTGGTATGTTCCGTATGGGATCGACTGTTGTTATGCTTTATCCAAAAGGATTTAAAGAGAAGTATCAGAACTCTTTAAATTTAGGTCCAAGCGTTCAAGTCAACGCAGCACTGGTTAAACCTTAG
- a CDS encoding putative transglycosylase-associated protein (COG2261 Predicted membrane protein) produces MIWTIVIGFVIGVVAKFLMPGSQGGGIILTTILGIVGSVVGTYIGSALGLYQMGESAGFIASVLGAMLLLFIVGMIQKRA; encoded by the coding sequence ATGATCTGGACCATCGTTATTGGCTTTGTAATTGGGGTCGTAGCCAAGTTCCTAATGCCAGGGTCGCAAGGGGGAGGCATTATCCTCACCACAATTCTGGGTATCGTCGGCTCAGTTGTCGGCACTTATATCGGGAGCGCCCTCGGGCTATACCAAATGGGAGAGTCTGCTGGCTTCATCGCCTCAGTTCTCGGAGCGATGCTTTTACTTTTTATAGTCGGCATGATTCAAAAACGAGCATAA
- a CDS encoding HTH-type transcriptional regulator, AraC family protein (COG2207 AraC-type DNA-binding domain-containing proteins) codes for MIQAQKRTVQKENLWVETYWQVNALLKSPQHSRLSASRLGHLILAPKNQPAHYQCDESKISIYGSHILFPQASPVYLRQSSKVFLCGAELSFGTLYLLSKKQGLKMPTDHYLAEATSFLLKEEPSFESSIQIFDHIFKELKLENEIDGHYILSKAADSLLRTYPHAKVSELGRELNISQRTLERSFKRVTGMSLKTYQNIHRFNSYLEEFLQSNTKNPTSVEELYYFYDQSHCIRQFQTHIGQSPLQLLKNDDLISSFYQFQEG; via the coding sequence ATGATTCAGGCACAAAAAAGGACAGTTCAAAAAGAAAACCTTTGGGTTGAGACTTATTGGCAGGTAAATGCCTTACTAAAATCTCCTCAGCATTCCCGCCTATCAGCCTCTCGCCTCGGCCACCTAATCCTTGCGCCTAAAAACCAGCCTGCTCACTATCAATGTGACGAAAGCAAAATTTCAATCTATGGCAGCCATATTTTGTTTCCACAAGCCTCACCTGTGTACCTAAGACAGTCCTCCAAGGTCTTTCTCTGCGGGGCGGAGCTTAGCTTCGGAACACTCTATCTTCTCTCGAAAAAACAAGGCCTTAAAATGCCTACCGATCACTATCTCGCCGAAGCGACTTCTTTCTTGCTTAAAGAGGAACCTTCTTTTGAAAGCTCCATTCAGATATTTGACCATATATTTAAAGAGTTAAAACTAGAAAACGAAATCGATGGGCACTATATCCTTAGTAAAGCTGCTGATTCGCTTTTAAGGACTTACCCTCACGCAAAAGTGAGCGAACTTGGAAGAGAGTTAAATATTTCTCAAAGAACTCTAGAGCGTTCCTTTAAACGGGTCACAGGTATGTCATTAAAGACTTACCAAAATATTCATCGCTTCAATAGCTATCTAGAGGAGTTTCTGCAATCCAATACAAAGAATCCAACATCTGTGGAAGAACTCTATTACTTTTACGATCAATCTCACTGCATTCGCCAATTCCAAACTCACATCGGCCAGTCCCCTCTTCAGTTGCTGAAAAATGATGACTTAATCTCTAGTTTTTATCAATTCCAAGAGGGCTAA
- a CDS encoding acetyltransferase (COG0454 Histone acetyltransferase HPA2 and related acetyltransferases), with protein MIRKLLPADLDSAIDIWLRASIIAHDFIPKEFWQGKIGDMKSVYLPNSESYILEDQNKIVGFVSLVENQIAAIFVDPHQQGKGYGKKLLSYTKELRTNLELSVYAKNSKSIEFYKNQNFKIQKEELEPEANEPCFVMTWSK; from the coding sequence TTGATTCGCAAACTACTCCCCGCAGACCTAGACTCCGCAATAGATATTTGGCTTCGAGCCTCAATCATTGCCCATGATTTTATTCCCAAAGAATTTTGGCAAGGAAAGATCGGCGACATGAAATCAGTTTATTTACCAAACTCTGAAAGCTATATCCTAGAAGATCAAAATAAAATTGTGGGCTTTGTCAGCTTGGTTGAAAATCAAATCGCCGCCATTTTTGTCGATCCTCATCAACAAGGTAAAGGCTATGGTAAGAAACTATTAAGTTACACGAAAGAGCTTCGTACTAACTTGGAACTTTCCGTTTATGCAAAAAACTCTAAAAGTATTGAGTTTTATAAAAATCAAAATTTTAAAATCCAAAAAGAGGAACTCGAACCTGAAGCCAATGAGCCTTGCTTCGTGATGACTTGGTCTAAGTAA
- a CDS encoding methylmalonyl-CoA mutase (COG2185 Methylmalonyl-CoA mutase, C-terminal domain/subunit (cobalamin-binding)): MAYTLKNPVRIVTAAALFDGHDASINIMRRILQDLGAEVIHLGHNRSVNDVVKAVLQEGAQGVCISSYQGGHMEYFKYMKDLLDEAGAGYVQIYGGGGGVIVHDEKKELEDYGIAQIFHPDDGRRLGLEGMIEMIVRGCDFDVLEKQKEFSKKKNIFAGDTIPSVELGVALTSIENGNKDLSLSQFGLESFKAKNPPQVLGITGTGGAGKSSLIDELVQRYLNAYPDKRIAVICVDPSKRKTGGSLLGDRIRMNSLSRPQVFMRSVASRGSGREIASSLPEILDFVRQLDFDFIIAETSGIGQGNMAITEVSDFSLYVMTSDFGAQSQLEKIDMIDFAELIAVNKADRRGALDAVRDVTKQYKRSRKIFDNDVKVPVFLTQASQFNDGGVNKLFFKITEVLEERQPGHWIIKNNFKETVLSAEEHTIIPADRQNYLSEIVSTIQKYKKRTEDLAEKASVLGGLKKVSALIEADPKKVEKVKAEYSAEFTQEELTSLENFDQLIETYSGDELVFKVRDKEIRQPLVRESLSGTKIRRVVVPKFKDWGDRFRYLSLENVPGEFPFTAGVFPLKRADEDPKRMFAGEGTPERTNKRFHYLTEGETAHRLSTAFDSVTLYGQDPDQRPDIFGKVGESGVSICTLEDMKKLFAGFDLVNPNTSVSMTINGPAPMILAFYFNTAIDQQVEKKEKELGRKLSEGEYTDIALWTLQQVRGTVQADILKEDQGQNTCIFSINFALKMMGDIQEYFVRQKIKNFYSVSISGYHIAEAGANPISQLAFTLSNGFTFVEYYLARGLNIDDFAPNLSFFFSNGLDPEYAVLGRVARRIWSVAMRDLYKANDRSQKLKYHIQTSGRSLHAQEIDFNDIRTTLQALLAIYDNCNSLHTNAYDEAITTPTEESVRRAMAIQLIINREFGMTKNENPTQGAYFIDELTDLVEEAVLAEFKKISERGGVLGAMETQYQRSKIQEESLYYEHLKHDGTLPIIGVNTFIDPKTLEQGYIPPKIELARASYEEKNAQLDNVHLFQKKHSSDGQAQLKELKETVLKGGNIFEALMKAARVCSLYQMTEALYEVGGQYRRNL, encoded by the coding sequence ATGGCTTACACATTAAAGAATCCCGTTCGTATCGTAACAGCAGCCGCACTTTTCGATGGTCATGATGCCAGCATCAATATCATGCGCCGTATTCTTCAAGATCTTGGGGCTGAGGTTATTCACCTTGGTCACAATCGATCCGTGAATGACGTTGTAAAAGCAGTCCTTCAAGAAGGCGCTCAAGGTGTTTGTATCAGCTCGTATCAGGGCGGACACATGGAGTACTTCAAATACATGAAGGACCTTCTTGATGAAGCGGGCGCTGGTTACGTTCAGATTTACGGCGGCGGCGGTGGTGTGATCGTTCATGACGAGAAAAAAGAACTTGAGGATTACGGAATCGCTCAGATCTTTCATCCGGATGATGGTCGACGTTTAGGACTTGAAGGCATGATCGAGATGATCGTGCGTGGTTGTGACTTTGATGTTTTAGAAAAACAAAAAGAGTTTTCAAAGAAGAAAAATATTTTCGCGGGCGACACGATTCCATCGGTAGAGTTAGGCGTTGCTCTGACTTCTATTGAAAATGGCAATAAAGACCTTTCTCTTTCGCAATTTGGATTAGAAAGCTTTAAAGCAAAAAATCCTCCGCAAGTTTTGGGAATCACAGGAACCGGTGGGGCAGGAAAGTCCTCTTTGATCGATGAGCTTGTTCAGCGATATTTGAATGCTTATCCAGATAAACGCATTGCTGTGATCTGTGTGGACCCTTCAAAGCGTAAAACTGGTGGTTCACTGCTTGGCGACCGCATTCGTATGAATTCTTTATCTAGACCACAAGTTTTTATGCGTTCAGTGGCTTCTCGTGGATCAGGAAGAGAAATTGCTTCTTCACTGCCAGAAATTTTGGACTTCGTACGCCAGCTTGATTTTGATTTCATTATCGCAGAGACCTCTGGAATTGGTCAGGGCAATATGGCGATCACTGAAGTGAGTGATTTTTCTCTCTATGTGATGACCTCTGATTTTGGAGCTCAGTCGCAGCTAGAAAAGATCGACATGATCGACTTTGCAGAATTGATTGCTGTTAATAAGGCAGATCGTCGTGGTGCTTTAGATGCTGTTCGTGATGTGACAAAACAGTATAAACGCTCACGCAAGATTTTTGATAATGACGTCAAAGTTCCAGTATTCTTGACTCAAGCTTCACAGTTTAACGACGGTGGAGTTAACAAGCTCTTCTTCAAAATCACCGAGGTTTTGGAAGAAAGACAACCAGGTCATTGGATCATTAAAAACAACTTTAAAGAGACTGTCCTTTCTGCGGAAGAACACACGATCATTCCAGCAGATCGTCAGAACTACTTATCTGAGATCGTATCTACAATTCAGAAATACAAAAAAAGAACTGAGGATCTTGCTGAAAAGGCGTCGGTTTTAGGCGGCTTAAAAAAAGTTTCAGCTTTAATTGAAGCAGATCCTAAGAAAGTAGAAAAAGTAAAAGCAGAATACAGCGCTGAGTTCACTCAAGAAGAACTCACAAGTCTTGAAAACTTCGATCAATTGATTGAGACCTATTCTGGCGATGAGTTGGTCTTTAAAGTTCGAGATAAAGAAATTCGTCAACCGTTGGTGCGCGAATCTCTTTCAGGAACCAAAATTCGCCGTGTTGTTGTGCCCAAGTTCAAAGATTGGGGTGATCGTTTTAGATATCTTTCCTTAGAAAATGTTCCTGGGGAATTTCCTTTCACCGCAGGTGTGTTTCCGCTTAAGCGGGCTGACGAGGACCCTAAGCGTATGTTTGCGGGCGAAGGAACTCCTGAACGTACGAATAAGCGTTTCCACTATTTGACGGAAGGGGAAACAGCACATCGTCTATCAACGGCTTTCGACTCTGTGACTTTATATGGTCAAGATCCTGATCAGCGTCCTGATATTTTCGGAAAAGTCGGCGAGTCAGGTGTTAGTATTTGTACGTTGGAGGATATGAAAAAGCTCTTCGCAGGCTTCGATCTTGTCAATCCAAATACTTCTGTCAGTATGACGATTAACGGACCGGCTCCGATGATTCTGGCTTTCTATTTTAATACCGCGATTGATCAGCAGGTTGAAAAGAAAGAGAAAGAATTAGGTCGTAAGTTGAGTGAAGGCGAATATACAGATATTGCTCTCTGGACTTTACAGCAAGTGCGCGGAACGGTTCAGGCCGATATCTTGAAAGAAGATCAAGGACAGAACACTTGCATTTTCTCGATTAACTTTGCTTTGAAGATGATGGGCGACATCCAAGAGTACTTCGTTCGTCAAAAAATCAAAAACTTTTATTCAGTGAGTATTTCTGGTTATCACATTGCTGAAGCAGGGGCGAATCCGATTTCTCAGTTGGCCTTTACTCTTTCCAATGGCTTTACTTTTGTAGAATACTATTTGGCGCGCGGTCTTAATATAGATGACTTTGCTCCGAATTTGTCTTTCTTCTTTAGTAACGGATTGGATCCTGAGTATGCTGTTTTAGGGCGTGTAGCTCGTCGTATTTGGTCCGTAGCAATGCGCGATCTTTATAAGGCGAATGATCGCTCTCAAAAATTGAAATACCATATTCAGACCTCTGGACGTTCATTGCATGCTCAAGAGATTGATTTCAATGACATCCGTACAACTTTGCAGGCATTGCTTGCTATCTACGATAACTGCAACAGCTTGCATACGAATGCTTACGATGAGGCGATCACGACACCGACAGAAGAGTCTGTACGCCGTGCGATGGCTATCCAGTTAATTATCAATCGTGAATTCGGAATGACGAAGAATGAAAACCCAACACAAGGGGCTTACTTCATCGACGAATTAACGGATTTGGTCGAAGAAGCGGTTCTGGCTGAGTTTAAAAAGATCAGCGAACGCGGCGGTGTTTTAGGGGCTATGGAAACTCAGTATCAACGCTCTAAGATTCAAGAAGAGTCGTTGTATTATGAGCATCTCAAGCACGATGGTACATTGCCAATCATCGGCGTGAATACTTTCATTGATCCAAAAACTTTGGAGCAAGGCTATATTCCTCCAAAAATCGAATTGGCACGGGCTTCTTATGAAGAGAAGAATGCTCAATTAGATAATGTGCATTTGTTCCAGAAGAAACATTCTTCAGATGGGCAGGCCCAATTAAAAGAATTGAAGGAAACAGTTCTTAAGGGTGGAAATATTTTTGAAGCTCTGATGAAGGCCGCACGTGTGTGCAGTCTATATCAAATGACGGAAGCTCTTTATGAGGTGGGCGGCCAGTACCGTCGTAATCTGTAA
- a CDS encoding hypothetical protein (COG1024 Enoyl-CoA hydratase/carnithine racemase), with amino-acid sequence MVGFNYKTLLLEQKANGVWLLTINRPEALNALNSEVLNEMGEALRQVGEMHYSDAKALVITGAGEKSFVAGADIKEMSELNEDEAFAFAQRGQSIFHELTLLKIPVIAAVNGFALGGGCELALGCDFIYASENAKFGLPEVGLGLIPGFGGTVRLARAVGQRRARELTYTGQMISAQEALEYRLVNKVTSKEELLNEVLKTAEVIATKAPIAVGSSKRSINQAWDMDVEEAQKNEAHIFSELFHSEDMREGTKAFMEKRKPQFTGQ; translated from the coding sequence ATGGTTGGATTTAATTATAAAACTTTATTGTTAGAACAAAAGGCCAATGGTGTTTGGTTATTAACGATCAATCGTCCAGAAGCTCTAAATGCATTGAACTCGGAAGTTCTTAACGAAATGGGCGAGGCTCTTCGTCAAGTTGGAGAAATGCACTACTCTGATGCCAAAGCTTTAGTCATCACAGGCGCGGGCGAGAAATCTTTTGTTGCAGGTGCTGATATCAAAGAAATGAGTGAGCTGAATGAAGACGAAGCCTTTGCTTTCGCTCAGCGCGGTCAGAGCATTTTTCATGAACTCACTCTTTTGAAAATTCCAGTTATTGCCGCTGTTAATGGATTCGCGCTTGGCGGTGGTTGTGAGTTGGCTTTGGGATGTGATTTTATTTACGCTTCAGAAAATGCTAAATTCGGTTTACCGGAAGTGGGCTTAGGGCTTATCCCGGGCTTTGGTGGAACAGTACGCCTAGCGCGTGCCGTAGGTCAGCGCCGAGCGCGCGAGCTTACTTACACTGGGCAGATGATTTCGGCTCAAGAAGCTCTTGAGTACCGTTTGGTCAATAAAGTGACTTCAAAAGAAGAACTTCTGAATGAAGTTCTAAAAACGGCAGAGGTTATTGCTACCAAAGCTCCGATCGCTGTGGGTTCTTCTAAGCGTTCTATCAACCAAGCCTGGGATATGGATGTTGAAGAGGCGCAAAAGAATGAAGCGCATATTTTCTCTGAACTCTTTCATTCAGAAGACATGCGTGAAGGCACTAAGGCCTTCATGGAAAAAAGAAAACCTCAATTCACTGGACAGTAG